The Frondihabitans australicus genome includes a region encoding these proteins:
- a CDS encoding glycosyltransferase: MTPPPRQGSHLPARSLATRVRERALSHLAAMSLALRNASAHDSITGDAGVVVSLTSFGTRLESVHLAIESIARGSVKPREIILWVDQQPGEFLPSPALSRLIGHGLQVRFCDDLGPHKKYLPYLESTSALDVPLVTADDDGFYPITWLADLLTAHDEHPDDVVCHRAHEIVVGADGIAPYAAWRACTSSRPAVTHLGVGVSGILYPPAFQQELRTRGREGFERVPKTDDLYLHWAAIRAGRRVRQVTSTPARYLSIPDTQISSLTRRNVSGTGNDSAIAELYADADVALLRDALAGVPAR; the protein is encoded by the coding sequence ATGACCCCGCCCCCGCGCCAGGGCTCCCATCTGCCCGCCCGATCGCTCGCCACCCGTGTCCGCGAGAGAGCCCTCTCGCACCTGGCCGCCATGTCTCTGGCTCTCCGCAACGCCTCCGCGCACGACTCGATCACCGGCGACGCCGGGGTGGTCGTCTCGCTCACCTCGTTCGGCACCCGGCTCGAGTCGGTCCATCTCGCGATCGAGAGCATCGCGCGGGGCAGCGTGAAGCCCCGCGAGATCATCCTGTGGGTGGACCAGCAGCCGGGCGAGTTCCTGCCGTCGCCTGCCCTGTCGAGGCTGATCGGCCACGGTCTGCAGGTGCGCTTCTGCGACGACCTCGGGCCGCACAAGAAGTACCTCCCCTACCTCGAGTCGACGTCGGCCCTCGACGTTCCGCTCGTCACCGCCGACGACGACGGCTTCTACCCGATCACCTGGCTCGCCGACCTTCTGACGGCGCACGACGAGCACCCCGACGACGTCGTCTGCCACCGGGCGCACGAGATCGTGGTCGGCGCCGACGGCATCGCCCCGTACGCCGCCTGGCGCGCGTGCACGTCGTCGCGGCCGGCGGTGACGCACCTCGGCGTCGGTGTCTCGGGCATCCTGTACCCGCCCGCCTTCCAGCAAGAGCTGCGCACCCGCGGCCGTGAAGGCTTCGAGCGCGTCCCGAAGACCGACGACCTCTACCTCCACTGGGCGGCGATCCGCGCGGGGCGACGGGTCCGCCAGGTCACGTCGACTCCGGCGCGCTACCTGTCGATCCCCGACACGCAGATCTCGTCGCTCACCCGACGCAACGTCTCCGGCACGGGCAACGACTCGGCCATCGCCGAGCTCTACGCCGATGCCGACGTCGCGCTCCTCCGCGACGCCCTCGCCGGCGTCCCCGCGCGCTGA
- the cls gene encoding cardiolipin synthase has translation MNWKRIGAMFAGIVTFVNVLIRIGAVITVPRKRRPTTALAWLLAIFAFPIPGTMALNLFGSTLLPKGRREKQQQINDFILDTTSGLDLVTKEESWPRWFGSIVDLNRKLGAMPLVGGNDAELMDDFAVTMRAMTAAVKKATRYVHVEFYLFAYDKATIEFCHALEDAHRRGVTVRVLFDDWTTRRNPASKKTIAWLEKTGIPYRAMLPVRPRTILYRRPDLRNHRKVVVVDGTIGFMGSQNMVDPDYNKAVNKRRHLRWKDLMIRLEGPVVAGVNAIFITDWYAETDELLAREADPIHDVQDPDTLDCQIVPSGPGFEGENNLRLFNALVYGATEKLIIVSPYFVPDDSMLYAITTAAQRGVEVQLFACEVGDQFMVYHAQRSYYETLLRAGVRIFLYGKPIVLHAKHFTVDGDVAVVGSSNMDMRSFSLDFEVSVMIRGRRFVNRLRAIEDDYRSKSRELSLAEWLDRPLLARILDNVCRLTAAVQ, from the coding sequence ATGAACTGGAAGAGGATCGGCGCCATGTTCGCCGGGATCGTCACCTTCGTGAACGTTCTCATCCGGATCGGGGCGGTGATCACGGTGCCGCGCAAGAGGCGTCCGACCACGGCGCTCGCGTGGCTGCTGGCCATCTTCGCGTTCCCGATCCCGGGCACGATGGCGCTCAACCTGTTCGGCTCGACGCTGCTGCCCAAGGGCCGCCGCGAGAAGCAGCAGCAGATCAACGACTTCATCCTCGACACGACGTCGGGCCTCGACCTCGTCACGAAGGAGGAGAGCTGGCCACGCTGGTTCGGCTCCATCGTCGACCTCAACCGCAAGCTGGGCGCGATGCCCCTCGTCGGCGGCAACGACGCCGAGCTGATGGACGACTTCGCCGTGACGATGCGCGCGATGACGGCCGCAGTCAAGAAGGCCACCCGGTACGTGCACGTCGAGTTCTACCTCTTCGCCTACGACAAGGCGACCATCGAGTTCTGCCACGCACTCGAAGACGCGCACCGGCGCGGCGTCACGGTGCGCGTGCTCTTCGACGACTGGACCACCCGGCGCAACCCGGCGTCGAAGAAGACGATCGCGTGGCTCGAGAAGACCGGGATCCCCTACCGGGCCATGCTGCCGGTGCGGCCGCGCACGATCCTCTACCGGCGACCCGACCTGCGCAACCACCGCAAGGTCGTCGTCGTCGACGGCACGATCGGGTTCATGGGCTCGCAGAACATGGTCGACCCCGACTACAACAAGGCGGTCAACAAGAGGCGTCACCTGCGCTGGAAGGACCTCATGATCCGCCTCGAGGGCCCGGTCGTGGCCGGTGTGAACGCCATCTTCATCACCGACTGGTACGCCGAGACCGACGAGCTGCTCGCGCGCGAGGCCGACCCCATCCACGACGTGCAGGATCCCGACACGCTCGACTGCCAGATCGTGCCCTCCGGCCCCGGATTCGAGGGCGAGAACAACCTCCGGCTGTTCAACGCGCTCGTGTACGGCGCCACCGAGAAGCTGATCATCGTCAGCCCCTACTTCGTGCCCGACGACTCGATGCTCTACGCCATCACGACCGCGGCCCAGCGTGGCGTCGAGGTGCAGCTGTTCGCCTGCGAGGTCGGCGACCAGTTCATGGTGTACCACGCGCAGCGGTCGTACTACGAGACGCTCCTGCGGGCCGGCGTGCGCATCTTCCTCTACGGCAAGCCGATCGTGCTGCACGCCAAGCACTTCACCGTCGACGGCGACGTGGCCGTGGTCGGCTCGTCGAACATGGACATGCGCTCGTTCAGCCTCGACTTCGAGGTGTCGGTGATGATCCGCGGTCGGCGGTTCGTCAACCGGCTGCGCGCCATCGAGGACGACTACCGGTCGAAGAGCCGCGAGCTGTCGCTCGCCGAGTGGCTCGACCGGCCGCTTCTGGCGCGGATCCTCGACAACGTGTGCCGGCTGACCGCGGCGGTGCAGTAG
- a CDS encoding nitrilase-related carbon-nitrogen hydrolase, which produces MSRIAVAQVAPDVTDQAGNLVRAAAAITTALDAGADIVVLPELVTSGYVFESADEARAAAIPADAAVFDEWTLLASTRPGAVIVGGFAELGDDGNVYNSAAMVDGSGVRAVYRKVHLWDEEPKFFTAGSETPPVVSTSHGTLGMMICYDLEFPEWTRLAALAGTEILLVPTNWPFAPRPAGERVAEVQTGAAAARINRMAVACADRTGTERGVDWNNGSSIISAAGWVVAEVGEGTGIAYADIDAADSRSKAWTERADAFADRRPELYGGVARP; this is translated from the coding sequence ATGTCCCGCATCGCAGTCGCCCAGGTCGCACCCGACGTCACCGACCAGGCCGGCAACCTCGTCCGCGCCGCCGCGGCCATCACCACCGCCCTCGACGCCGGGGCCGACATCGTCGTCCTCCCCGAGCTCGTCACCTCCGGCTACGTCTTCGAGTCCGCCGACGAGGCCCGCGCCGCAGCGATCCCCGCCGACGCGGCCGTGTTCGACGAATGGACCCTGCTCGCCTCCACCCGCCCCGGCGCCGTGATCGTCGGCGGCTTCGCCGAGCTCGGCGACGACGGCAACGTCTACAACTCGGCCGCGATGGTCGACGGCTCGGGCGTCCGCGCCGTCTACCGCAAGGTTCACCTGTGGGACGAGGAGCCGAAGTTCTTCACCGCAGGATCCGAGACCCCTCCCGTGGTGAGCACCTCCCACGGCACCCTCGGCATGATGATCTGCTACGACCTCGAGTTCCCCGAGTGGACCCGCCTCGCGGCGCTCGCCGGCACGGAGATCCTGCTCGTCCCGACGAACTGGCCGTTCGCCCCGCGGCCCGCCGGCGAACGCGTCGCCGAGGTGCAGACCGGAGCCGCCGCCGCGCGCATCAACCGCATGGCCGTCGCCTGCGCCGACCGCACCGGCACGGAGCGGGGCGTCGACTGGAACAACGGCTCGAGCATCATCTCGGCGGCCGGCTGGGTCGTCGCCGAGGTCGGCGAGGGCACGGGCATCGCGTACGCCGACATCGATGCGGCCGACTCGCGCTCGAAGGCGTGGACCGAGCGCGCCGACGCCTTCGCCGACCGGCGCCCCGAGCTCTACGGCGGTGTGGCCCGGCCGTAG
- a CDS encoding dihydrofolate reductase family protein, which yields MGRIIAVEYLTLDGVFEEPGWSGPYFGEELQRFQWDNLMEADALLLGRVTYEGFSQAWPTMEAETGEFGVKMNTMPKYVATSGTDDLVWNATRLNADADVVTAVTALKAEGDTSFLINGSGELFNALSEAGLIDEYRFMLFPVTVGSGRKLWRDGAPGRPLTLTNSLVTESGTLVLTYVPAPAPSAEAGAAGQEPEA from the coding sequence ATGGGACGAATCATCGCGGTCGAATACCTCACCCTCGACGGAGTCTTCGAAGAGCCCGGCTGGTCGGGGCCTTACTTCGGCGAAGAGCTGCAGCGCTTCCAGTGGGACAACCTCATGGAGGCCGACGCCCTGCTGCTCGGGCGCGTCACCTACGAGGGCTTCTCGCAGGCTTGGCCGACCATGGAGGCCGAGACCGGCGAGTTCGGCGTCAAGATGAACACGATGCCGAAGTACGTCGCGACCTCCGGCACCGACGACCTCGTGTGGAACGCCACCCGCCTCAACGCCGACGCCGACGTCGTCACCGCGGTCACCGCGCTCAAGGCCGAGGGCGACACGTCGTTCCTCATCAACGGCTCGGGCGAGCTCTTCAACGCCCTCAGCGAGGCCGGCCTCATCGACGAGTACCGCTTCATGCTCTTCCCCGTGACCGTCGGCTCGGGCCGCAAGCTGTGGCGCGACGGCGCACCCGGCCGCCCGCTCACGCTCACGAACTCGCTCGTGACCGAGTCGGGCACCCTGGTGCTGACCTACGTGCCCGCGCCCGCACCGTCGGCCGAAGCGGGGGCTGCGGGGCAGGAGCCGGAGGCCTAG
- a CDS encoding glycosyltransferase gives MPSQPKAPLRIALVCLHTSPASDPGIGDAGGMNVVVRNQAVALGALGHTVDVFTRRSSPDQPVSTPLTASACDDGDESVTLHFVDAGPATPVAKGVHEEFMKAFGLALDSFGEYDIVHSHHWFSGMAALPWAGRMGVPHLQSFHSIAADPSSPLSEGERPESPGRLAGESWLAQNSDGVIAISAAEADTVVKRLGAELDRVSVVAPGVDSKLFHPGDRAESPFVVAAGRLDPLKGFDLAIEALALVPASLRPELVIAGEESVDYAHYPAELLALAASSGVADRVRFVGPQSRADLAALLREARLVVIPSHSETYGLVALEAAASATPVVAAAAGGLREAVVDGVTGVVLASRAPGVWASAIGGILQDQARAASLASTARARATGLSWEHSADALVAVYRRALTPR, from the coding sequence GTGCCCTCTCAGCCCAAGGCTCCCCTGCGCATCGCCCTCGTCTGCCTCCACACGTCGCCCGCCAGCGACCCCGGCATCGGCGACGCGGGCGGCATGAACGTCGTGGTGCGCAACCAGGCCGTCGCGCTCGGCGCGCTCGGGCACACCGTCGACGTCTTCACGCGGCGCTCGTCGCCCGACCAGCCGGTGTCGACGCCGCTCACCGCGAGCGCCTGCGACGACGGCGACGAGTCGGTCACACTCCACTTCGTCGACGCGGGGCCGGCGACGCCGGTCGCGAAGGGCGTCCACGAGGAGTTCATGAAGGCGTTCGGCCTCGCGCTCGACTCGTTCGGCGAGTACGACATCGTGCACTCGCACCACTGGTTCTCGGGCATGGCGGCGCTGCCGTGGGCCGGGCGGATGGGAGTGCCGCACCTGCAGAGCTTCCACTCGATCGCGGCCGACCCGTCGTCGCCGCTGTCGGAGGGCGAGCGGCCCGAGTCGCCGGGCCGCCTCGCCGGCGAGTCGTGGCTGGCGCAGAACTCCGACGGGGTCATCGCCATCAGCGCGGCCGAGGCCGACACCGTCGTGAAGCGGCTCGGCGCCGAGCTCGACCGGGTCAGCGTCGTGGCGCCCGGGGTCGACTCGAAGCTCTTCCATCCCGGCGATCGCGCCGAGTCGCCGTTCGTGGTCGCGGCAGGCCGCCTCGACCCGCTGAAGGGGTTCGACCTGGCGATCGAGGCGCTGGCGCTCGTGCCCGCCTCCCTCCGGCCGGAGCTCGTGATCGCCGGCGAGGAGAGCGTCGACTACGCCCACTACCCCGCCGAGCTCCTCGCCCTCGCGGCCTCCAGCGGCGTCGCCGACCGGGTGCGCTTCGTCGGGCCGCAGTCGCGGGCCGACCTCGCGGCGCTGCTGCGTGAGGCGAGGCTTGTCGTGATCCCGTCGCACTCCGAGACGTACGGGCTCGTCGCGCTGGAGGCGGCGGCATCCGCGACCCCGGTCGTCGCCGCGGCGGCGGGCGGTCTGCGCGAGGCCGTCGTGGACGGCGTGACGGGGGTCGTGCTGGCGTCGCGCGCGCCCGGCGTGTGGGCGTCGGCGATCGGCGGGATCCTGCAGGATCAGGCGCGCGCCGCCTCGCTCGCGTCGACCGCCCGTGCCCGTGCGACCGGCCTCTCGTGGGAGCACTCGGCCGACGCCCTCGTCGCCGTCTACCGAAGGGCCTTGACGCCTCGCTAG
- the glgX gene encoding glycogen debranching protein GlgX produces MPTSYPYPLGVSLVDGGVNVAVYSETATAVWFCTFAEDTADDSPDGGDPVETRTWLTERTGYVFHGFVGEVGAGARYGLRVDGPWDPANGLRHDVEKLLLDPHARAVEGSFDWGQALFSHDFGSETARNDEDSAAAMPKCVVTDDSFDWEGDRRPHVPLAETIVYEVHVKGFTKQHPGVPQELRGTYAGLANAAAIKHLTDLGVTSVELLPIHQFVQDDTLKDKGLSNYWGYNTIGFFAPHNEYSASGQRGQQVAEFKGMVKALHRAGLEVILDVVYNHTAEGNHEGPTLSLKGIDNEAYYRLVEGDRGHYFDTTGTGNSLNVGHPAALRLVMDSLRYWVTEMHVDGFRFDLATTLTRQDGDAEKHSAFLDLCHQDPVLNSVKLIAEPWDTAGYQVGGFPAEWSEWNGKFRDDTREYWGEGDVLGTFSQRVMGSPDVYQGDRRSPLASINFVTAHDGFTLRDLVSYASKHNEANGEDGRDGSDDNNSFNGGVEGPTDDEGVLSWRARQQRNLLATVLLSAGVPMLLGGDEIGRTQGGNNNAYCQDNEISWFDWDSVDEGLLSFTRSLITIRRESPALRPQWFRTDPVVSGLRWVEVLRADGNEFADADWQNPENRAVMFIVGMKGADTFALLTNSASNGVEFTVREAPGSAWELALSSDPSQTVTEPVSTLIVRDASFTLLRSRAS; encoded by the coding sequence ATGCCCACCTCGTACCCGTACCCGCTCGGAGTCTCGCTCGTCGACGGCGGAGTCAACGTCGCCGTCTACTCCGAGACCGCCACCGCCGTGTGGTTCTGCACGTTCGCAGAAGACACAGCCGACGACTCGCCCGACGGCGGCGACCCTGTGGAGACCCGCACCTGGCTCACCGAGCGCACCGGCTACGTGTTCCACGGGTTCGTGGGGGAGGTCGGGGCGGGCGCCCGGTACGGTCTGCGGGTGGACGGTCCGTGGGATCCTGCGAACGGTTTGCGCCACGACGTCGAGAAGCTCTTGCTCGACCCGCACGCCCGGGCCGTGGAGGGCTCGTTCGACTGGGGGCAGGCGCTGTTCTCGCACGACTTCGGCTCGGAGACCGCGCGGAACGACGAGGACTCGGCCGCCGCCATGCCGAAGTGCGTGGTCACCGACGACTCGTTCGACTGGGAGGGCGACCGGCGCCCGCACGTGCCGCTCGCCGAGACGATCGTGTACGAGGTGCACGTGAAGGGCTTCACGAAGCAGCATCCGGGTGTGCCGCAGGAGCTCCGGGGCACCTACGCGGGGCTGGCCAACGCCGCCGCCATCAAGCACCTCACCGACCTCGGGGTGACCAGCGTCGAGCTCCTGCCGATCCACCAGTTCGTGCAGGACGACACCCTGAAAGACAAAGGGCTGTCGAACTACTGGGGCTACAACACGATCGGGTTCTTCGCGCCTCACAACGAGTACTCCGCGTCGGGTCAGCGCGGGCAGCAGGTCGCCGAGTTCAAGGGCATGGTGAAGGCGCTGCATCGGGCGGGCCTCGAGGTGATCCTCGACGTCGTCTACAACCACACCGCCGAGGGCAACCACGAGGGGCCGACGCTGTCGCTCAAGGGCATCGACAACGAGGCGTACTACCGGCTGGTCGAGGGTGACCGCGGTCACTACTTCGACACGACCGGCACCGGCAACAGCCTCAACGTCGGGCACCCCGCCGCCCTGCGCCTGGTCATGGACTCGCTGCGGTACTGGGTGACCGAGATGCACGTCGACGGGTTCCGCTTCGACCTCGCCACCACCCTCACCCGGCAGGACGGCGACGCCGAGAAGCACTCGGCCTTCCTCGACCTCTGCCACCAGGACCCGGTGCTGAACTCCGTGAAGCTCATCGCCGAGCCCTGGGACACCGCCGGCTACCAGGTCGGAGGATTCCCCGCCGAGTGGTCGGAGTGGAACGGGAAGTTCCGCGACGACACCCGCGAGTACTGGGGCGAGGGCGACGTGCTCGGCACCTTCTCGCAGCGCGTCATGGGCTCACCCGACGTCTACCAGGGCGACCGGCGCTCGCCGCTGGCCTCGATCAACTTCGTCACCGCGCACGACGGCTTCACGCTGCGTGACCTCGTGTCGTACGCGTCGAAGCACAACGAGGCGAACGGCGAGGACGGCCGCGACGGGTCGGACGACAACAACTCGTTCAACGGCGGCGTCGAGGGGCCGACCGACGACGAGGGGGTGCTGTCGTGGCGTGCCCGGCAGCAGCGGAACCTGCTCGCGACGGTGCTTCTGTCGGCGGGCGTTCCGATGCTCCTGGGCGGGGATGAGATCGGCCGCACACAGGGCGGGAACAACAACGCCTACTGCCAGGACAACGAGATCTCGTGGTTCGACTGGGATTCGGTCGATGAAGGGCTGCTCTCGTTCACCCGGTCGCTGATCACGATTCGGCGGGAGTCGCCGGCGCTGCGGCCGCAGTGGTTCCGCACCGACCCGGTCGTGTCGGGGCTCCGCTGGGTCGAGGTGCTGCGTGCCGACGGCAACGAGTTCGCCGACGCCGACTGGCAGAACCCCGAGAACCGCGCCGTCATGTTCATCGTCGGCATGAAGGGCGCCGACACGTTCGCCCTGCTGACCAACTCGGCCTCGAACGGCGTCGAGTTCACGGTGCGCGAGGCGCCGGGGTCTGCGTGGGAGCTGGCGCTGTCGAGCGACCCGTCGCAGACGGTGACCGAACCCGTGTCGACGCTGATCGTGCGCGACGCGTCGTTCACGCTGCTTCGGTCGCGGGCGTCGTGA
- a CDS encoding GNAT family N-acetyltransferase, which yields MQRRSVTIRSIAEVDWREYRSLRLEMLQDFPIAYGETFEHASRQPESEWRMRARRGQDPRNCLLVAIDDATMTWVGTMGGYLPPSGVPLLVGVYVAASHRGRAAGVGDGLLDGVEEWARDFGDTLELDVHEDNPRAIRFYERHGFRDTGNRIRYDLPPGGLEWRMAKPLA from the coding sequence ATGCAGCGCCGCTCCGTCACGATCAGGTCCATCGCCGAGGTCGACTGGCGGGAGTACCGCTCGCTGCGGCTCGAGATGCTGCAGGACTTCCCGATCGCCTACGGCGAGACCTTCGAGCACGCGTCGCGTCAGCCCGAATCGGAGTGGCGCATGCGCGCCCGCCGGGGGCAGGATCCCCGCAACTGCCTGCTCGTGGCGATCGACGACGCGACCATGACCTGGGTCGGCACGATGGGCGGCTACCTGCCGCCGTCGGGTGTGCCCCTGCTCGTCGGGGTGTACGTCGCGGCCTCGCATCGCGGACGCGCCGCCGGAGTCGGTGACGGCCTCCTGGACGGCGTGGAGGAGTGGGCGCGCGACTTCGGCGACACCCTCGAGCTCGACGTGCACGAGGACAACCCTCGCGCGATCCGCTTCTACGAGAGGCACGGCTTCCGCGACACGGGCAACCGCATCCGCTACGACCTGCCGCCGGGCGGCCTCGAGTGGCGGATGGCGAAGCCTCTGGCCTAG
- a CDS encoding DUF429 domain-containing protein, whose product MRFIGVDLAWGEGTATRPANETGLCAIDENGTVLAAGWTRGIDAVAEWVLREARAVAPDGHPEALVAIDAPLVVPNATGMREGEKQVGRAYGRWKVSANASNQALKWLGGVSLRGRLEAEGAVVVSGAAAPAPPAFRLVECYPYTTLVGMDELGYDDERPRYKRLPRGVPPAVARQRRAEATDDLVRRIATLRSADPPLRLESHPVTRALLDERSPLEGPAHKHREDLIDAALCAWTASILERHGESRVQLLGLGASVDSHDADGRPAVIVAPCRPSQRLTSP is encoded by the coding sequence GTGAGGTTCATCGGCGTCGACCTGGCCTGGGGCGAGGGCACGGCGACGCGGCCCGCGAACGAGACCGGTCTGTGCGCGATCGACGAGAACGGCACGGTGCTCGCCGCCGGCTGGACGCGCGGCATCGATGCGGTCGCCGAGTGGGTGCTGCGCGAGGCACGGGCCGTCGCACCCGACGGCCACCCCGAAGCTCTTGTCGCGATCGACGCACCGCTCGTCGTGCCGAACGCCACGGGAATGCGCGAGGGCGAGAAGCAGGTCGGCCGCGCCTACGGGCGCTGGAAGGTCTCGGCCAACGCCAGCAACCAGGCCCTGAAATGGTTGGGCGGGGTGTCTCTGCGGGGGCGTCTCGAGGCGGAGGGGGCTGTGGTCGTGAGCGGTGCCGCTGCTCCTGCGCCCCCTGCCTTTCGGCTGGTCGAGTGCTACCCGTACACGACGCTCGTCGGCATGGACGAGCTCGGCTACGACGACGAACGCCCCCGCTACAAGCGGCTGCCGCGCGGTGTGCCGCCCGCCGTGGCCCGGCAGCGGCGAGCCGAGGCGACCGACGACCTGGTGCGCAGGATCGCGACACTCCGCTCGGCCGACCCTCCCCTGAGACTCGAGTCGCACCCCGTGACGCGAGCGCTGCTCGACGAGCGCTCCCCGCTCGAAGGGCCCGCCCACAAGCACCGCGAAGACCTCATCGACGCGGCGCTGTGCGCCTGGACGGCGTCGATCCTCGAGAGGCACGGCGAGTCGCGCGTGCAGCTGCTCGGCCTCGGAGCCTCGGTCGACTCGCACGACGCCGACGGCCGCCCCGCCGTGATCGTCGCCCCCTGTCGCCCGTCGCAGCGCCTCACCTCGCCGTAG
- a CDS encoding T6SS immunity protein Tdi1 domain-containing protein has product MLTPDETVYGDLTTWAPAPFGSLFADANYCGRSFDRGLLRFHNAESGAEAQELVTAAFTRDVAPGTAFFAIDWLGRQFGARPARPGEGDGQPVVVIANVGSGEYEGEVAPLDEFIGFLGSDAAATTLGAEAYAAWREANGAPQLDFDECLGYRIPLFLGGTDSPDNVELNDVSVYWTLVGQVFDRSRDLPEGTRITSVGVDPEA; this is encoded by the coding sequence ATGCTGACGCCCGACGAGACCGTGTACGGAGACCTGACCACGTGGGCTCCTGCGCCCTTCGGGTCGCTCTTCGCCGACGCGAACTACTGCGGCCGGTCGTTCGACCGGGGGCTGCTTCGCTTCCACAACGCCGAGTCGGGGGCCGAGGCGCAGGAGCTCGTGACAGCCGCCTTCACCCGCGACGTCGCCCCCGGCACAGCCTTCTTCGCCATCGACTGGCTCGGCCGTCAGTTCGGCGCACGGCCCGCACGACCCGGCGAAGGTGACGGCCAGCCCGTCGTCGTGATCGCCAACGTGGGCTCGGGCGAGTACGAGGGCGAGGTGGCGCCGCTCGACGAGTTCATCGGCTTCCTCGGCTCCGACGCCGCGGCCACCACCCTCGGGGCGGAGGCGTACGCCGCCTGGCGCGAGGCCAACGGCGCCCCTCAGCTCGACTTCGACGAGTGCCTCGGCTACAGGATCCCGCTGTTCCTCGGCGGAACGGACTCACCTGACAACGTCGAACTCAACGACGTCAGTGTGTACTGGACCTTGGTCGGCCAGGTCTTCGACCGCTCCCGCGACCTGCCCGAGGGCACGCGCATCACGAGCGTCGGCGTCGACCCCGAGGCCTGA
- a CDS encoding WXG100 family type VII secretion target, which translates to MAGYEVDLDRLAAVQRDVQALVEHCALLRSEIDATARALTETDWTGDASATFAELQQQWAAGAATIHAGLDVMAANASTGHANYSAVQAANARLWGV; encoded by the coding sequence ATGGCAGGCTACGAGGTCGACCTCGACCGGTTGGCGGCGGTGCAGCGCGACGTGCAGGCGCTGGTCGAGCACTGCGCGCTCCTGCGCTCTGAGATCGACGCCACGGCACGAGCGCTGACCGAGACCGACTGGACGGGCGACGCGTCGGCCACGTTCGCCGAGCTGCAGCAGCAGTGGGCCGCAGGAGCAGCGACCATCCACGCCGGACTCGACGTCATGGCCGCCAACGCGTCGACCGGCCACGCCAACTACTCCGCCGTGCAGGCGGCGAACGCACGGCTGTGGGGAGTGTGA
- a CDS encoding WXG100 family type VII secretion target has protein sequence MAEFRVTPEALEHAGAQFSTSLAAFDEKVQVANRAVAGLIGGDWSGRAADGYGQGWAEVVEGIAEVRQALAGMAALLPQAAALYRTTDDSVARDAETGSSAFGPSTAGGE, from the coding sequence ATGGCCGAGTTCCGCGTCACACCGGAGGCTCTCGAGCACGCCGGCGCGCAGTTCTCGACGAGCCTCGCCGCCTTCGACGAGAAGGTGCAGGTGGCGAACCGCGCCGTCGCCGGGCTGATCGGCGGCGACTGGTCGGGTCGCGCGGCCGACGGCTACGGGCAGGGCTGGGCCGAGGTCGTCGAGGGCATCGCCGAGGTTCGGCAGGCCCTGGCGGGCATGGCGGCGCTGCTGCCGCAGGCGGCGGCGCTCTACCGCACCACCGACGACTCCGTGGCGCGCGACGCCGAGACCGGCTCGAGTGCGTTCGGCCCATCGACCGCAGGGGGCGAGTGA
- a CDS encoding response regulator: MKILIADDDPQILRALRVTLGAQGYDVITAADGAAALSQAIAHHPDVIMLDLGMPKLDGVGVIEGLRGWSQVPILVVSGRTGAGDKVDALDAGADDYVTKPFSMDELLARIRALTRRVVASPDQPTTSFGDTVVDFSARTVTSPGGPVRLTPTEWRLLELLVQNPDKLITREAMLQQVWGPNHSRDTGYLRLYMAQLRKKLEPVPAQPRYLVTAQGMGYRFVP, encoded by the coding sequence ATGAAGATCCTCATCGCCGACGACGACCCCCAGATCCTGCGTGCGCTGCGGGTGACGCTGGGCGCGCAGGGCTACGACGTCATCACGGCGGCCGACGGCGCGGCGGCGCTGTCGCAGGCGATCGCGCACCACCCCGACGTGATCATGCTCGACCTCGGCATGCCGAAGCTCGACGGGGTCGGCGTGATCGAGGGCCTGCGCGGCTGGTCGCAGGTGCCGATCCTCGTCGTCTCGGGTCGTACCGGCGCCGGCGACAAGGTCGACGCCCTCGACGCGGGAGCCGACGACTACGTGACGAAGCCGTTCTCGATGGACGAACTCCTCGCCCGGATCCGCGCGCTGACCCGGCGCGTCGTCGCGTCACCCGATCAGCCGACCACGTCGTTCGGCGACACCGTCGTCGACTTCTCGGCGCGCACCGTCACCTCGCCCGGCGGGCCGGTGCGGCTGACGCCCACCGAGTGGCGCCTGCTCGAGCTGCTCGTCCAGAACCCCGACAAGCTCATCACCCGCGAAGCCATGCTGCAGCAGGTGTGGGGGCCGAACCACTCCCGCGACACCGGCTACCTGCGGCTCTACATGGCGCAGCTGCGCAAGAAGCTCGAGCCCGTGCCGGCTCAGCCGAGGTACCTCGTGACGGCGCAGGGCATGGGGTACCGGTTCGTGCCGTAG